The Alosa sapidissima isolate fAloSap1 chromosome 16, fAloSap1.pri, whole genome shotgun sequence genome has a segment encoding these proteins:
- the pwwp2b gene encoding PWWP domain-containing protein 2B isoform X2, with translation MALTEELRAGSRIPVTIEQILNDTLVVTLTYQERSYTGILLDSTKKSGLFCLPDITVNSNDRHPSRQEFENANQEPDCKLPFPLLQQAEDENGLPEQDVSDPSPVPLLAGQVSYPSYFEGAPFPQPLWVRHSYRQWIPQPPPRPIKHKKRRTREPGRLTASTIRLRPRQVLCEKCKNTVNGDEDINVTEDLSARKENSLQGRNVKESPMKGLKHNDEDTFGETKRKVDMPSYVSKRFRKDKTEVEKSPASDMVPRSPVIKISYSTPQGKGEVMKIPSRVHGSVKPFCPKQLLQNGLGIHGHNQVTVKTMHAMDPTLTGLTVSIPKLKFPRPPEPQGISSPKINLNSHCASEEQKYDSMYEAKLMTDDLKCRKGTGFEHSQLDNSGDKASLELWSESSYEEAGRGDLTLLINFHKRKTHSSSISVCSSDSLDESKSLNSDRTSPELCDLAPGDDVAVSSTSHGGSSHDC, from the exons ATCCGGGCTCTTCTGCTTACCTGACATTACAGTGAATTCAAACGATCGTCATCCTTCAAGACAGGAATTTGAGAATGCAaaccaagaacctgactgtaaACTGCCCTTTCCACTACTACAGCAAGCAGAGGATGAAAACGGCCTTCCTGAACAAGATGTCTCAGACCCTTCACCAGTCCCATTGCTTGCTGGCCAGGTCTCATACCCGTCTTATTTTGAAGGAGCCCCATTCCCTCAGCCACTTTGGGTTCGTCACAGTTACAGACAGTGGATACCGCAGCCTCCTCCACGACCAATAAAGCACAAGAAAAGACGAACTAGGGAGCCAGGAAGGTTGACTGCGAGTACGATCCGTTTGAGGCCGCGTCAAGTTCTTTGTGAAAAGTGCAAGAATACGGTCAATGGTGATGAGGACATAAATGTAACAGAAGACCTGTCAGCCAGGAAAGAGAATTCCCTTCAGGGTAGAAATGTTAAGGAATCCCCCATGAAGGGATTGAAACATAATGATGAAGACACCTTTGGAGAGACTAAAAGGAAAGTGGACATGCCCAGTTATGTTAGCAAAAGGTTCAGAAAAGACAAAACAGAAGTTGAAAAATCCCCTGCTTCAGATATGGTTCCCCGTAGTCCTGTGATAAAGATCTCATATAGTACTCCTCAAGGTAAAGGTGAGGTCATGAAAATCCCTTCTAGAGTACATGGCTCAGTCAAGCCATTCTGCCCAAAGCAGTTACTGCAAAATGGACTTGGGATTCATGGTCACAATCAGGTGACTGTAAAGACCATGCATGCCATGGATCCAACCCTAACAGGCTTAACAGTATCCATTCCTAAACTAAAATTTCCAAGACCTCCGGAGCCCCAAGGAATATCATCACCAAAGATTAACTTGAATTCACATTGTGCTAGTGAAGAACAAAAATATGATTCTATGTATGAAGCTAAGCTAATGACTGATGACCTCAAGTGTAGAAAAGGAACTGGTTTTGAACATTCACAGTTGGATAATTCAGGAGACAAGGCCTCATTGGAGTTATGGTCAGAAAGCTCATATGAAGAAGCAGGGCGTGGTGACCTCACCCTGCTAATCAACTTTCATAAGAGAAAGACTCACTCCTCAAGTATTTCTGTCTGTAGTAGTGACAGTTTGGATGAATCAAAATCATTAAATTCAGATCGTACATCACCAGAGTTGTGTGACCTGGCCCCTGGGGATGATGTTGCGGTCTCCTCCACCTCACATGGAGGAA GTTCACATGATTGCTAA
- the pwwp2b gene encoding PWWP domain-containing protein 2B isoform X1, whose amino-acid sequence MALTEELRAGSRIPVTIEQILNDTLVVTLTYQERSYTGILLDSTKKSGLFCLPDITVNSNDRHPSRQEFENANQEPDCKLPFPLLQQAEDENGLPEQDVSDPSPVPLLAGQVSYPSYFEGAPFPQPLWVRHSYRQWIPQPPPRPIKHKKRRTREPGRLTASTIRLRPRQVLCEKCKNTVNGDEDINVTEDLSARKENSLQGRNVKESPMKGLKHNDEDTFGETKRKVDMPSYVSKRFRKDKTEVEKSPASDMVPRSPVIKISYSTPQGKGEVMKIPSRVHGSVKPFCPKQLLQNGLGIHGHNQVTVKTMHAMDPTLTGLTVSIPKLKFPRPPEPQGISSPKINLNSHCASEEQKYDSMYEAKLMTDDLKCRKGTGFEHSQLDNSGDKASLELWSESSYEEAGRGDLTLLINFHKRKTHSSSISVCSSDSLDESKSLNSDRTSPELCDLAPGDDVAVSSTSHGGSKTVPPLTVRLHTRSMSKFVTEEGHAVTVGDVVWGKIHGFPWWPARVLSISGICKETAKFETTWPEAKVSWFGSPTTSLLSVAKLSPFCEFFQMRFNRKKKGIYRRAIVEAAKATGHMSPEITSLISHCET is encoded by the coding sequence ATCCGGGCTCTTCTGCTTACCTGACATTACAGTGAATTCAAACGATCGTCATCCTTCAAGACAGGAATTTGAGAATGCAaaccaagaacctgactgtaaACTGCCCTTTCCACTACTACAGCAAGCAGAGGATGAAAACGGCCTTCCTGAACAAGATGTCTCAGACCCTTCACCAGTCCCATTGCTTGCTGGCCAGGTCTCATACCCGTCTTATTTTGAAGGAGCCCCATTCCCTCAGCCACTTTGGGTTCGTCACAGTTACAGACAGTGGATACCGCAGCCTCCTCCACGACCAATAAAGCACAAGAAAAGACGAACTAGGGAGCCAGGAAGGTTGACTGCGAGTACGATCCGTTTGAGGCCGCGTCAAGTTCTTTGTGAAAAGTGCAAGAATACGGTCAATGGTGATGAGGACATAAATGTAACAGAAGACCTGTCAGCCAGGAAAGAGAATTCCCTTCAGGGTAGAAATGTTAAGGAATCCCCCATGAAGGGATTGAAACATAATGATGAAGACACCTTTGGAGAGACTAAAAGGAAAGTGGACATGCCCAGTTATGTTAGCAAAAGGTTCAGAAAAGACAAAACAGAAGTTGAAAAATCCCCTGCTTCAGATATGGTTCCCCGTAGTCCTGTGATAAAGATCTCATATAGTACTCCTCAAGGTAAAGGTGAGGTCATGAAAATCCCTTCTAGAGTACATGGCTCAGTCAAGCCATTCTGCCCAAAGCAGTTACTGCAAAATGGACTTGGGATTCATGGTCACAATCAGGTGACTGTAAAGACCATGCATGCCATGGATCCAACCCTAACAGGCTTAACAGTATCCATTCCTAAACTAAAATTTCCAAGACCTCCGGAGCCCCAAGGAATATCATCACCAAAGATTAACTTGAATTCACATTGTGCTAGTGAAGAACAAAAATATGATTCTATGTATGAAGCTAAGCTAATGACTGATGACCTCAAGTGTAGAAAAGGAACTGGTTTTGAACATTCACAGTTGGATAATTCAGGAGACAAGGCCTCATTGGAGTTATGGTCAGAAAGCTCATATGAAGAAGCAGGGCGTGGTGACCTCACCCTGCTAATCAACTTTCATAAGAGAAAGACTCACTCCTCAAGTATTTCTGTCTGTAGTAGTGACAGTTTGGATGAATCAAAATCATTAAATTCAGATCGTACATCACCAGAGTTGTGTGACCTGGCCCCTGGGGATGATGTTGCGGTCTCCTCCACCTCACATGGAGGAAGTAAGACTGTGCCACCCCTCACTGTCCGTCTGCACACACGTAGCATGTCCAAGTTTGTGACTGAAGAAGGTCATGCAGTTACGGTTGGTGATGTGGTTTGGGGAAAAATCCATGGGTTCCCCTGGTGGCCAGCCAGAGTCCTAAGCATTAGTGGTATTTGTAAAGAGACAGCGAAATTCGAGACTACTTGGCCCGAAGCAAAGGTGTCATGGTTCGGCTCACCCACCACCTCTCTGTTGTCTGTCGCCAAACTTTCCCCATTTTGTGAATTTTTCCAAATGCGTTTTAATCGCAAGAAGAAAGGGATATATCGCAGAGCCATTGTGGAAGCTGCAAAGGCCACTGGCCACATGAGTCCTGAGATCACCTCTCTTATCTCTCACTGTGAGACATAG